In Salarias fasciatus chromosome 2, fSalaFa1.1, whole genome shotgun sequence, one genomic interval encodes:
- the dusp1 gene encoding dual specificity protein phosphatase 1 — MHLDLTFLSSRTTMVIMEVPTIDCATLCALLEGDVPGCLVLDCRSFLSFNSSHIAGSTNVRFSTIVRRRARGGLGLEHIVPNEDTRSRLLSGEYQSVVLLDDRSLDLSQAKKDGTLMLAVAALYRDRCGDRIFILKGGFDTFSSEYPEMCTKPSLPQGLSLPLNSSHPGSADPNCSPCNTPLYDQGGPVEILPFLYLGSAYHASRKDMLDMLGITALINVSANCPNHFEDSFLYKSIPVEDNHKADISSWFNEAIEFIDSVRNKGGRVFVHCQAGISRSATICLAYLMRTNRVKLDEAFEFVKQRRSIISPNFSFMGQLLQFESQVLASSTCSSEAGSPAIGNSNTVFNFPVSIPVHSSTGQLSFLHSPITTSPSC, encoded by the exons ATGCATTTGGATTTAACATTTCTATCCAGTCGTACTACTATGGTCATAATGGAGGTTCCCACGATCGACTGCGCGACCCTCTGTGCCTTGCTGGAGGGCGACGTCCCGGGCTGCCTGGTGCTGGACTGTCgctcctttctctccttcaacTCGTCCCACATCGCGGGCTCCACCAACGTGCGCTTCAGCACCATCGTGCGCCGGAGGGCCAGGGGCGGGCTGGGACTGGAGCACATCGTCCCGAACGAGGACACCCGCAGCCGGCTCCTGTCCGGGGAGTACCAGTCCGTGGTGCTGCTGGACGACCGCAGTCTGGACTTAAGCCAGGCGAAAAAGGACGGGACCCTGATGCTGGCTGTCGCTGCCCTGTACCGGGACCGCTGTGGAGACAGGATTTTTATTCTCAAAG GTGGATTTGATACATTCTCCTCAGAGTATCCAGAGATGTGTACCAAACCTTCTCTTCCTCAAGGTCTCAGTTTGCCTCTGAACTCCAGCCACCCTGGGAGTGCAGACCCAAACTGCAGTCCATGCAATACACCGTTATACGACCAG gGGGGTCCAGTGGAGATCTTGCCTTTCTTGTACCTTGGTAGTGCTTACCATGCATCCAGAAAAGACATGCTGGATATGCTGGGGATCACCGCTCTGATTAATGTCTCTGCCAACTGCCCCAACCACTTCGAGGACTCCTTCCTGTACAAGAGCATCCCCGTGGAGGATAACCACAAAGCCGATATCAGCTCGTGGTTTAATGAGGCGATTGAGTTTATCG ACTCAGTGAGGAATAAAGGAGGCCGTGTGTTCGTGCACTGTCAAGCCGGTATTTCCCGCTCCGCCACCATCTGCCTAGCGTACCTCATGCGGACCAACCGCGTGAAGCTGGACGAGGCCTTTGAGTTTGTCAAGCAGCGCCGCAGCATCATCTCCCCAAACTTCAGCTTCATGGGTCAGCTCCTCCAGTTCGAGTCCCAGGTCCTGGCGTCGTCCACCTGTTCGTCGGAGGCGGGCAGTCCAGCCATCGGCAACAGCAACACGGTGTTCAACTTCCCCGTCTCCATCCCCGTGCACAGCTCGACGGGCCAGCTCTCATTCCTCCACAGTCCCATCACCACCTCCCCGAGCTGCTGA